A window from Acinonyx jubatus isolate Ajub_Pintada_27869175 chromosome E1, VMU_Ajub_asm_v1.0, whole genome shotgun sequence encodes these proteins:
- the TSPOAP1 gene encoding peripheral-type benzodiazepine receptor-associated protein 1 isoform X2, whose translation MEQLTPLPQLGDPRAMEPWALPAWQNWTPGQGSEPGGTAPSIAEIPAAGQVGELRPGESSEPEPEGAQSPGAMGGIDPEGTKTGLNSLGHQAASSRPSCPRLEDEEVEALPKGKLSMGFGDRPNLELLRALGELQQRCAILKEENQMLRKSSFPETEEKVRRLKRKNAELAVIAKRLEERARKLQETNLKVSAPVPRPGASLELCRKALAHQRARDLSETASALLAKDKQIAALQRECRELQARLTLVGKEGPQWLHVRDFDRLLRESQREVLRLQRQIALRNQQEPPPPSRPPGPAAPARAGAPAPGAPGEARPQEDVENPPTGLGEPEKQQRVQQLESELSKKRKKCESLEQEARKKQRRCEELELQLREAQNENARLVEENSRLSGRATEKEQVEWENAELRGQLLGVTQERDSALRKSQGLQSKLESLEQVLKHMREVAQRRQQLEVEHEQARISLQEKQEEVRRLQQAQAEAKREHEGAVQLLESTLDSMQVRVRELEEQCRSQTERFSLLAQELQAFRLHPGPLDLLTSALGYSTLGDHPPPPCCCSTPHPCRGSGPKDLDLPPGSPGRCTPKSSEPVPATVVGVPRRTAKKAESLSNSSRSESVHNSPKSCPTPEVDTASEVEELEADSVSLLPAAPEGSRGGARIQVFLARYSYNPFEGPNENPEAELPLTAGEYIYIYGNMDEDGFFEGELMDGRRGLVPSNFVERVSDDDLLTSLPPELADLSHSSGPELSFLSAGGGGSSSGGQSSGGRSQPRPEDEAAGDELSLSPQPEGLGGPPAVPYPRGLVVLRQLAHSVVLAWEPPPERVELRGYHICVNGELRQALGPGVPPKAVLENLDLRAGPLRVSVQALTSQGSSDPLRCCLVVGTRAGVVPSQLRVHRLTATSAEITWVPGNSNLAHAVYLNGEECPPARPSTYWATFCHLRPGTLYQARVEAQLPPRESWEPGWEKPEQRAATLQFTTLPAGPPDAPLDVQIEPGPSPGILIISWLPVTIDAAGTSNGVRVTGYAIYADGQKIMEVASPTAGSVLVELSQLQLMQVCREVAVRTMSPHGESADSIPAPVPPALVAACLPATVSCPSPRPGSEARPPLAPASPGPGDPSSPLRRPDPHGTREPPGAPPASPPREAAKGSPEEPPAPCSQEEAGAAVLGTSEDGRASEPAVGERAPDPAASPLAQEEALLAPCSTQGALAQRVPCAEACRGGEAGSGLRPKAEREDTAELGVRLVNSLVDHGRNSDLSDIQEEEEDEEEEEEDLSSRTCSFQKQVVGNSIGENGAKPQPQPDPFCETDSDEEILEQILELPLQQFCSKKLFSIPEEEEEEDEEDEGEDEEDEERPGAGCSSRDPGPPESALLGLGCDSGQPRGPGLCPLSPEPCRGGDRLEDIPGLVGGSIRRKGSGSPEKPPNRRRSPDPREHCSRLLSNGGPQASGRPGPTRERGSPAVGEGTKGVPEAGGRGRPAPSRRCSRGRAPESSLAGCFSPKCLEISIEYDSEDEQEAGSGGISITSSCYPGDGEAWGTAPIGRSRGPLKANSGPTPYPRLSAWEKGEPERRGRSATGRAKEPPSRATETGEPRGQDSSGRRGPLRRGAQAPRTGGTELASLRNPPAEAPVYQDLPVRAFLALFDYDPVSMSPNPDAGEEELPFREGQILKVFGDKDADGFYRGEGGGRTGYIPCNMVAEVAVDSPTERQQLLQRGYLSPDILTEGSGNGPFVYSTARTAGPPPKPRRSKKAEAEGSAQPCAGRPQQVSSASLKCSRSMVAAFDYNPRESSPNMDVEAELPFRAGDIITVFGDMDDDGFYYGELNGQRGLVPSNFLEGPGPEAGSSDREPGTSQAESQDWASSAQGPLLPRGRSCAPGPGSFPTIELGGPQGTSEKVWGLLSKGKQLLRKLGSGKKE comes from the exons ATGGAGCAACTGACACCTCTCCCACAGCTGGGGGACCCCAGAGCCATGGAGCCGTGGGCCCTGCCCGCCTGGCAGAACTGGACTCCAGGCCAGGGGAGCGAACCCGGAGGCACAGCCCCAAGCATTGCTGAAATCCCGGCAGCTGGGCAGGTTGGAGAGCTGAGGCCCGGGGAGAGCTCCGAGCCGGAGCCTGAGGGAGCCCAGAGCCCCGGGGCTATGGGGGGCATTGACCCTGAAGGAACCAAAACCGGGCTGAACAGCCTGGGGCACCAAGCAGCAAGCTCCAGACCCAGCTGCCCGAGGCTGGAGGACGAGGAGGTGGAGGCTCTCCCTAAG GGCAAGCTGAGCATGGGCTTTGGGGACAGGCCCAATCTGGAGCTGCTGAGGGCCCTGGGGGAGCTGCAGCAGCGCTGTGCCATCCTTAAGGAGGAAAATCAGATGCTG AGGAAGAGCAGCTTCCCTGAGACAGAGGAGAAGGTGCGGAGGCTGAAGCGGAAGAATGCCGAGCTGGCGGTCATTGCCAAGCGTCTGGAGGAGAGGGCCCGGAAGCTGCAGGAGACTAACCTGAAG GTGAGTGCCCCTGTGCCCCGTCCTGGGGCCAGCTTGGAGTTGTGCCGGAAGGCCCTGGCCCATCAGCGAGCCCGGGACCTCAGTGAGACAGCCAGCGCCCTGCTGGCTAAGGACAAGCAGATTGCTGCCTTGCAGCGGGAGTGCAGGGAGCTGCAGGCCAGGCTCACCCTGGTTGGCAAG GAGGGCCCCCAGTGGCTCCACGTGAGGGACTTCGACCGGCTGCTCCGCGAGTCCCAGCGGGAGGTGCTGCGGCTGCAGAGGCAGATCGCCCTGCGCAACCAGCAGGAGCCACCCCCGCCGTCCCGGCCCCCGGGCCCCGCTGCCCCGGCCAGAGCAGGGGCGCCCGCCCCCGGGGCCCCGGGAGAG GCCAGGCCCCAAGAGGATGTGGAAAACCCACCCACGGGCCTAGGGGAGCCAGAGAAACAGCAGAGGGTGCAGCAGCTG GAGTCAGAGCTCAGCAAGAAGCGAAAGAAATGCGAGAGCCTGGAGCAGGAAGCCCGGAAAAAGCAGAGGCGATGTGAGGAGCTG GAACTGCAGCTGAGAGAAGCCCAGAATGAGAATGCCCGCCTCGTGGAGGAGAATTCTCGGCTCAGTGGGAGAGCCACGGAAAAAGAGCAG GTGGAGTGGGAGAATGCAGAGCTGAGGGGCCAGCTCCTGGGGGTGACACAGGAGAGGGACTCAGCCCTTCGCAAGAGCCAGGGCCTGCAGAGCAAGCTGGAGAGCCTGGAGCAGGTGCTGAAG CACATGCGGGAGGTGGCCCAGCGGAGGCAGCAGCTCGAGGTGGAGCATGAGCAGGCTCGGATCAGCCtgcaggagaagcaggaggaggtcCGGAGGCTgcagcag GCCCAGGCAGAAGCCAAGAGGGAACATGAAGGGGCTGTGCAGCTGCTGGAG TCGACCCTGGATTCCATGCAG GTCCGGGTTCGAGAGCTGGAAGAGCAGTGCCGCAGCCAAACAGAGCGCTTCAGCCTCCTGGCACAGGAGCTCCAGGCCTTCCGCCTGCACCCTGGCCCCTTGGATCTACTCACCTCTGCCTTGGGCTACAGTACCCTTGGGGaccacccaccacccccctgcTGCTgctctaccccccacccctgccgtgGGTCTGGCCCCAAAG ACCTTGACCTCCCTCCGGGCTCTCCTGGGCGCTGCACCCCAAAGTCTTCTGAGCCTGTCCCTGCAACCGTTGTCGGGGTCCCTCGAAGGACGGCCAAGAAGGCAGAGTCCCTCTCCAACTCCTCTCGCTCTGAATCCGTCCACAACAGCCCCAAGTCATGCCCCACACCCGAG GTGGACACAGCCAGTGAGGTGGAGGAGCTGGAGGCAGACAGTGTCTCCCTGCTCCCAGCAGCACCGGAGGGCAGCCGCGGAGGAGCCAGGATCCAGGTGTTCCTAGCACGCTATAG CTACAACCCCTTCGAGGGCCCCAATGAGAACCCAGAGGCAGAGCTTCCGCTTACTGCTGGCGAGTACATCTACATCTATGGCAACATGGACGAGGATGGCTTTTTTGAAG gGGAGCTCATGGATGGCCGAAGGGGCCTGGTCCCTTCCAATTTTGTAGAGCGTGTGTCCGACGATGACCTCCTGACCTCCCTCCCTCCGGAGCTGGCCGATTTGTCCCACAGCTCAGGCCCCGAACTCAGTTTCCTGAGTGCAGGCGGGGGTGGCAGCAGTAGCGGGGGCCAGAGCAGCGGGGGACGCAGCCAGCCCAGACCTGAGGACGAGGCTGCGGGGGACGAGCTCAGTCTGAGCCCCCAGCCTGAGGGCCTGGGCGGGCCCCCTGCTGTGCCTTACCCACGGGGTCTGGTGGTCCTCAGGCAGCTGGCCCACAGTGTGGTGCTGGCCTGGGAGCCGCCTCCTGAGCGAGTGGAGTTACGCGGCTACCATATCTGCGTGAACGGGGAGCTGCGTCAGGCCCTGGGGCCGGGGGTGCCCCCCAAGGCTGTGCTCGAGAACCTGGACCTGCGGGCCGGGCCCCTCCGTGTTTCTGTGCAGGCCCTGACCAGCCAGGGCAGCTCCGACCCTCTGCGCTGTTGCTTGGTGGTGGGTACCCGGGCCGGGGTGGTACCTAGCCAGCTGCGGGTCCATCGACTGACAGCCACGTCTGCTGAGATCACCTGGGTGCCCGGCAATAGCAACTTGGCCCATGCCGTCTACCTCAATGGGGAAGAGTGCCCCCCTGCCCGCCCCAGCACCTACTGGGCCACCTTCTGTCACCTGCGGCCTGGTACTCTCTATCAGGCCCGAGTGGAGGCTCAGCTCCCACCTCGAGAGTCCTGGGAACCAGGCTGGGAAAAGCCGGAGCAGCGGGCTGCCACCCTGCAGTTCACCACACTCCCAGCAG GCCCACCTGATGCCCCCCTGGATGTGCAGATTGAGCCGGGACCCTCCCCTGGAATCTTGATCATCAGCTGGCTCCCAGTAACAATTGATGCTGCTGGCACTTCCAATGGCGTCCGGGTCACGGGCTATGCCATCTATGCTGATGGGCAAAAG ATCATGGAGGTGGCGTCACCCACGGCAGGCAGCGTGCTGGTGGAGCTGTCCCAGCTGCAGCTGATGCAAGTGTGCCGTGAGGTGGCTGTGCGCACCATGTCACCCCACGGCGAGTCAGCTGACTCCATTCCAGCTCCTGTCCCCCCAGCCCTAGTGGCGGCCTGCCTACCAGCCACGGTCTCTTGCCCCTCACCGCGGCCGGGCTCGGAAGCCAGACCACCCCTTGCTCCAGCCTCCCCGGGGCCTGGAGACCCCAGCTCTCCCCTCCGGCGCCCTGACCCCCATGGAACTCGAGAGCCCCCCGGTGCCCCCCCAGCAAGCCCTCCCAGAGAGGCAGCAAAAGGATCCCCCGAGGAGCCCCCAGCACCTTGCTCCCAG gaggaggctggggcagcTGTGCTGGGCACCTCAGAGGACGGGAGGGCCAGTGAGCCGGCTGTGGGAGAGAGAGCTCCTGACCCTGCAGCTTCACCGCTGGCCCAGGAAGAGGCCCTTCTGGCACCCTGCTCCACCCAAGGAGCTCTCGCCCAGCGGGTGCCCTGTGCTGAGGCCTGCcgaggaggagaggcagggtcTGGGCTGAGGCCCAAGGCTGAG AGGGAGGACACGGCAGAGCTCGGGGTCCGTCTGGTGAACTCCCTTGTGGACCATGGCCGCAATTCAGATCTCTCAGACatccaagaggaggaggaggacgaggaggaggaggaagaggacctGAGTTCCAGGACTTGCTCTTTCCAGAAGCAGGTTGTTGGCAACAGCATCGGGGAGAATGGGGCCAAG ccccagccccagcctgaccCCTTCTGTGAGACCGACAGCGACGAGGAGATCTTGGAGCAGATCCTGGAGCTGCCCCTCCAGCAGTTCTGCAGCAAGAAGCTTTTTAGCATccctgaagaggaagaagaggaggacgAGGAAGATGAGGGGGAGGATGAGGAAGACGAGGAGAGGCCAGGGGCAGGCTGTTCTTCTCGAGACCCCGGCCCACCTGAGTCTGCATTGCTGGGGCTGGGCTGTGACAGTGGTCAGCCTCGAGGACCTGGCCTGTGTCCCTTGTCTCCAGAGCCCTGCAGGGGTGGGGACCGCCTGGAAGACATACCCGGACTAGTTGGTGGAAGCATCCGGAGGAAAGGAAGTGGCTCCCCTGAGAAGCCCCCAAACCGCAGGCGGTCCCCAGATCCCCGTGAACACTGCAGCCGACTTCTCAGCAACGGCGGGCCCCAGGCCTCCGGACGACCGGGCCCCACACGGGAGAGGGGCAGCCCCGCTGTGGGCGAGGGGACCAAGGGTGTGCCAGAGGCTGGTGGGAGAGGGCGGCCGGCCCCTTCCCGGAGATGCTCCCGTGGCCGGGCTCCAGAATCTAGCCTGGCCGGCTGCTTCTCCCCCAAGTGCTTGGAAATCAGCATTGAATATGATTCTGAGGACGAGCAAGAGGCAGGCAGCGGTGGCATCAGCATCACCAGCTCCTGCTACCCTGGAGATGGGGAGGCCTGGGGCACGGCCCCCATAGGAAGGTCCAGGGGGCCTCTGAAGGCCAATTCAGGCCCCACCCCCTACCCACGCCTTTCGGCCTGGGAGAAGGGGGAGCCAGAGCGGAGAGGCCGCAGTGCGACTGGCAGAGCCAAGGAGCCACCCTCCCGG GCAACAGAGACTGGGGAGCCCAGAGGGCAGGACAGCTCTGGGCGGAGGGGCCCCCTGCGGAGAGGGGCCCAGGCCCCCAGGACGGGCGGTACCGAGTTGG CCTCTCTGAGGAACCCCCCGGCAGAAGCGCCGGTTTACCAGGACCTACCTGTCAGGGCCTTTTTGGCTCTGTTTGACTATGACCCGGTGTCAATGTCACCCAACCCTGACGCTGGGGAAGAGGAGCTCCCCTTCCGGGAGGGCCAGATCCTGAAG GTGTTTGGGGACAAGGATGCCGATGGCTTCTACCGCGGTGAAGGTGGGGGTCGGACAGGCTACATCCCCTGCAACATGGTGGCTGAGGTGGCTGTGGACAGTCCCACAGAGAGACAGCAGCTGCTCCAGCGGGGTTATTTGTCCCCAGATATTCTCACTGAAGGCTCAG GGAATGGTCCCTTTGTGTACTCTACAGCCCGCACAGCTGGGCCTCCCCCCAAGCCCCGCCGCTCCAAGAAAG CTGAGGCAGAAGGCTCTGCCCAACCCTGTGCAG GCCGCCCCCAGCAGGTCTCCTCTGCCAGCTTGAAATGCTCCCGTTCCATGGTGGCTGCATTTGACTACAACCCTCGGGAGAGCTCCCCCAACATGGATGTGGAG GCAGAGCTGCCCTTCCGGGCAGGCGACATCATTACTGTGTTCGGTGACATGGACGATGATGGTTTCTACTAT GGGGAGCTCAATGGACAGAGGGGCTTGGTTCCATCCAACTTCCTGGAGGGCCCTGGACCTGAGGCGGGCAGCTCAGACAGGGAGCCTGGGACATCCCAGGCCGAGAGTCAG